In Oscillatoria acuminata PCC 6304, a single window of DNA contains:
- the rpmA gene encoding 50S ribosomal protein L27 — MAHKKGTGSTRNGRDSNAQRLGVKRYGGQVVRAGNILVRQRGTKFHPGQNVGRGSDDTLFALIDGVVTFERKGKSGKKISVYAVAATAEPVAVEA; from the coding sequence ATGGCTCATAAGAAAGGTACGGGTAGTACACGCAACGGACGTGACTCTAATGCCCAGCGTCTTGGCGTCAAGCGCTACGGGGGTCAAGTCGTCCGCGCCGGAAATATTCTAGTCCGTCAGCGCGGCACCAAGTTTCACCCTGGACAAAATGTCGGGCGCGGCAGTGACGATACTTTGTTTGCCCTGATTGATGGGGTTGTCACTTTTGAACGCAAGGGCAAGAGTGGTAAAAAAATCAGCGTTTATGCAGTGGCAGCAACGGCAGAACCCGTGGCAGTGGAAGCATAA
- the rplU gene encoding 50S ribosomal protein L21: MTYAIIETGGKQLRVEPGRFYDIELLPVDAEESITLENLLLIQHDDQVHIGQPFVEGATLQATVMQHYRGRKVIVYKMKPKKKTRKKRGHRQEITRLMIDSISLNGAVLASAENNTPASSTPSTEAE, from the coding sequence ATGACTTACGCAATTATCGAAACCGGCGGCAAACAACTGCGAGTAGAACCCGGTCGTTTCTACGACATTGAGTTACTTCCCGTAGATGCCGAAGAAAGCATTACCCTGGAAAATCTCTTACTGATTCAGCATGACGACCAGGTTCATATCGGTCAACCCTTTGTAGAAGGCGCGACTCTCCAAGCGACTGTCATGCAGCATTACCGGGGTCGCAAGGTGATCGTCTATAAGATGAAACCCAAAAAGAAAACCCGCAAAAAGCGCGGACATCGCCAAGAAATCACTCGGCTGATGATCGACTCCATCAGCTTGAATGGGGCGGTGTTAGCATCGGCTGAAAATAACACCCCAGCCTCATCTACCCCCTCAACTGAGGCAGAATAA
- the rpsF gene encoding 30S ribosomal protein S6, protein MRYIYETMYILRPDLGEELTDGAIAKYQGLLQENGVTSVETQHRGKRRLAYEIGKHRDGIYIQMNYECDGSQVAPLERAMRLSEEVIRYLTIKQPVREVEEEEEVEATA, encoded by the coding sequence ATGCGATATATTTACGAAACCATGTACATCCTACGCCCTGACCTCGGAGAAGAACTCACCGATGGGGCGATCGCCAAATATCAAGGCTTACTACAAGAAAATGGGGTCACCAGTGTGGAGACTCAACACCGGGGTAAGCGTCGCCTTGCCTATGAAATCGGCAAGCATCGCGATGGCATCTACATTCAAATGAACTATGAATGTGATGGCAGCCAAGTGGCCCCCTTAGAACGCGCCATGCGGTTGAGTGAAGAGGTGATCCGCTATCTCACCATCAAGCAACCCGTTCGGGAAGTCGAGGAGGAAGAAGAGGTTGAGGCAACCGCTTAA
- a CDS encoding fumarylacetoacetate hydrolase family protein, with protein MAQRYVRIQTPEGRIYYGLLQLSRGVQLLDAPPWLKGQPTERFLEPETYRLLAPCVPSKIVAVGKNYADHAAEMGTPVPKEPLLFLKPPTAVIADGDEIAYPPQSERVDYEGELALVIGERCVDCTPEEATGKIWGYTIANDVTARDLQKKDGQWTRGKGFDTFCPLGPWIVREVSPGAGLQTFVNDASEPVQSSIIDDMVFPPDVLVSYISQVMTLLPGDVVLTGTPEGIGPLQVGDRVRVEIEGIGSLENTVRQRLTPLAL; from the coding sequence ATGGCACAGCGCTACGTCCGAATCCAAACCCCAGAGGGACGGATTTACTATGGATTACTTCAATTGAGTAGAGGCGTTCAGTTGCTTGATGCGCCCCCCTGGTTAAAGGGACAACCGACTGAGCGGTTCCTAGAACCAGAAACGTACAGGCTCCTCGCGCCTTGCGTTCCGTCAAAAATTGTCGCCGTCGGCAAAAATTATGCAGATCATGCCGCTGAGATGGGAACGCCAGTTCCTAAAGAACCCCTACTCTTTTTGAAACCCCCGACTGCCGTGATTGCCGATGGAGACGAGATCGCCTATCCGCCTCAGTCTGAGCGGGTCGATTATGAGGGAGAATTGGCCCTTGTGATTGGAGAACGGTGCGTCGATTGTACGCCGGAGGAGGCAACGGGGAAAATTTGGGGTTACACGATCGCCAATGATGTGACGGCGAGGGACTTACAAAAAAAAGATGGTCAATGGACCCGAGGCAAGGGATTTGATACCTTTTGTCCCCTGGGACCTTGGATTGTCCGAGAAGTCAGTCCGGGAGCGGGTTTACAGACTTTTGTGAATGACGCTTCTGAACCTGTGCAATCGAGCATCATTGATGATATGGTGTTTCCCCCGGATGTGCTGGTCTCCTATATTTCTCAAGTAATGACCCTACTCCCAGGAGATGTGGTATTGACGGGAACCCCAGAAGGGATAGGGCCATTGCAAGTGGGCGATCGCGTTCGGGTGGAAATCGAAGGCATTGGCAGCTTAGAAAATACAGTCAGGCAACGCCTGACCCCATTGGCTCTATAG
- a CDS encoding Tic20 family protein, with translation MSWNSSTSVPDRIFASLPYLLPLIVGVQFGMFLFREFPVLSLFFVPLQPLLSLYYSIPFAGLIIFFVLLFAVVRNNNISRFIRFNTMQAILLNIILAITGLVVQLLGNALPILAVQTLFNMLFLGTVAAVGYSVVQSLLGRYAEIPTLSEAVHMQVR, from the coding sequence ATGAGTTGGAACAGTTCTACCTCGGTACCCGATCGCATTTTTGCGAGTTTACCCTACCTCCTGCCCCTGATTGTGGGGGTGCAATTTGGGATGTTTTTGTTTAGAGAGTTTCCCGTTCTCTCCCTCTTCTTTGTCCCGCTACAACCGTTACTGAGCCTGTATTATAGCATCCCCTTTGCCGGACTGATTATCTTTTTCGTTCTGCTGTTTGCGGTGGTTAGAAACAACAATATCAGTCGCTTCATTCGGTTTAATACCATGCAGGCAATTTTGCTGAATATTATTTTAGCCATCACGGGTTTGGTGGTGCAACTGCTCGGGAATGCTCTCCCTATCTTGGCGGTGCAGACTCTGTTTAATATGCTGTTTTTAGGAACAGTCGCAGCGGTGGGTTACTCCGTGGTGCAGTCCTTGTTAGGGCGCTATGCGGAAATTCCGACGCTTTCTGAAGCGGTGCATATGCAGGTTCGCTAG
- a CDS encoding C39 family peptidase: MSLGNSFTFKILHDTFLKVSTASSSSLTATQKVSVKAGETVEIKSYELSEGHFRVQLAQGIAPVGETGYFYEKHIELLPNLVNCTFNSGNSVEPPPGFGLLTILETTKIKAKPEDSSQLSDREQTELQAGQTFLITGHACVSSHFLVSLSEEIPGFGSRGYLYHPHVSLKKDDKAIDYDANAITLTILQTNPFKKQPIDSSQLPPEELYSLKSGEIYGVASYAMEAGHLKISLTENLPQFGNTGYLFPDFVQLNRGNSPISTGFGLSYQGPTEVLVEKPVILTGTYDPQKIATVTLSAEDKFSLPVQLNPSAGTWQVNLNNGFSGAGARWLRLKGTNSQGQLIGSDVINITVTTDSATVGEALTLKIQQDTFFKVSPVDSASLSNQQKVLIKAGMTVQVSRYGLLDGHLKVTLDSPIQPVGEFGYFYEGHVQLSKGSKVFNFNIEDVQISGTPAQMLVTKTTLIKAQPVDSANLSAAQKAELLLGKTLGITGYASTSGHFRVTLSESIPGFGNVGYVYWQHVQIKNRNQVVSYDSDALTATIRETTVFKKQPVDAARLSATDKVTLPLGRVYGVASYAIESGHLKASLTEEFPGFGNTGFLFPGHLLMQRGGRTFDPVPNHIELNVPYFSQRDNPRYSWSTCNVTSIAMVFHYYGIRSKRGGQLEDELLQWCFNYAGVGSQTDHSVLSAMVRAYGFKHRFSTTSTWSDVKNELINRRPVVIAGYFTATGHIITIMGYNRQGYIVQDPWGDALTGYSHTEGRRLIYPYSYMDRVCGPEGNVWIHSIQK, translated from the coding sequence ATGAGTTTAGGCAATTCCTTCACTTTTAAAATTCTCCATGACACTTTTTTAAAAGTGTCCACTGCATCATCTTCTAGCTTAACTGCAACCCAAAAGGTATCGGTCAAAGCAGGAGAGACCGTTGAGATTAAAAGCTATGAATTGAGCGAAGGTCATTTCCGAGTCCAATTAGCCCAAGGAATCGCCCCAGTGGGTGAAACGGGCTACTTTTATGAAAAACACATCGAACTCCTTCCTAACCTGGTTAACTGTACCTTCAACAGCGGTAACTCCGTCGAACCCCCGCCCGGTTTTGGGTTGCTAACCATCTTAGAAACCACCAAAATCAAAGCCAAACCCGAAGATTCTTCGCAACTGAGCGATCGCGAACAAACTGAACTGCAAGCGGGTCAAACCTTTTTAATCACGGGCCATGCTTGCGTTTCTAGCCATTTTCTCGTTTCTCTCTCCGAAGAAATCCCGGGATTTGGCAGCCGGGGCTATCTTTATCATCCCCATGTTAGTCTCAAAAAAGATGACAAGGCGATCGACTACGATGCCAACGCCATTACCCTCACCATTCTCCAAACAAACCCCTTCAAAAAACAACCCATTGACTCTAGCCAACTCCCTCCAGAAGAACTATACTCCCTCAAATCCGGTGAGATTTATGGCGTAGCCAGCTATGCAATGGAAGCGGGACATTTAAAAATTTCCCTGACTGAAAACCTGCCACAATTTGGCAATACCGGCTATCTTTTCCCGGATTTTGTCCAATTAAATCGAGGCAATAGTCCAATTAGTACCGGGTTTGGCCTCAGCTATCAAGGTCCGACGGAAGTTTTAGTCGAAAAACCTGTGATTCTCACAGGCACTTATGACCCCCAAAAAATTGCCACCGTTACCTTATCCGCTGAAGATAAATTTTCTCTGCCAGTGCAATTAAATCCCAGTGCAGGCACTTGGCAAGTTAATCTCAACAACGGATTTAGTGGGGCGGGTGCGCGCTGGTTACGCCTCAAAGGAACCAATTCCCAGGGTCAACTGATTGGGTCTGACGTGATTAATATTACGGTCACCACAGATTCGGCAACGGTTGGAGAAGCGTTAACTTTAAAAATTCAGCAGGACACCTTTTTTAAGGTTTCCCCAGTGGATTCGGCCAGTCTGAGCAACCAGCAAAAAGTTCTAATTAAGGCAGGCATGACGGTTCAAGTTAGCCGTTATGGATTGTTAGATGGTCATCTCAAGGTCACCCTCGATAGTCCGATTCAACCTGTTGGTGAGTTTGGCTATTTTTATGAAGGCCATGTGCAACTGAGCAAAGGCAGTAAAGTCTTCAATTTTAATATTGAAGATGTCCAGATTTCTGGAACTCCCGCCCAAATGTTGGTTACAAAAACCACGTTAATTAAGGCGCAACCTGTCGATTCGGCGAATCTCTCTGCGGCGCAAAAAGCCGAGTTGCTGCTGGGTAAAACCTTGGGAATTACTGGATATGCCTCTACCTCCGGGCATTTCCGAGTTACTTTGAGTGAATCGATTCCTGGTTTTGGGAATGTGGGTTATGTGTATTGGCAGCACGTTCAAATTAAGAACCGGAATCAGGTGGTGTCGTATGATTCCGATGCGTTGACGGCCACGATTCGGGAGACGACGGTGTTCAAGAAACAACCCGTGGATGCAGCGCGGTTGAGTGCCACGGATAAGGTGACTTTACCCCTGGGACGGGTGTATGGAGTGGCCAGTTATGCGATCGAATCGGGACATTTGAAAGCGTCGTTAACGGAAGAGTTTCCCGGGTTTGGAAATACGGGTTTTCTGTTTCCGGGACATCTGCTGATGCAGCGTGGGGGTCGCACCTTTGATCCAGTCCCGAATCACATTGAACTGAATGTGCCGTATTTTTCTCAACGGGATAATCCTCGCTACTCTTGGTCTACCTGCAATGTGACCTCGATTGCGATGGTGTTTCATTACTATGGCATCCGGTCCAAGCGGGGGGGTCAGTTGGAGGATGAACTGCTGCAATGGTGTTTCAACTATGCCGGAGTCGGGTCCCAAACGGATCACAGTGTTCTATCGGCGATGGTCCGCGCTTATGGGTTCAAGCATCGTTTTAGCACCACCAGTACCTGGTCCGATGTGAAAAATGAACTGATTAATCGCCGTCCGGTGGTGATTGCCGGATACTTTACGGCAACGGGGCATATTATCACGATTATGGGCTATAACCGGCAAGGGTATATTGTTCAAGACCCTTGGGGAGATGCGCTGACGGGTTACAGCCATACAGAAGGACGCCGGTTGATCTATCCCTACAGCTATATGGACCGGGTTTGTGGTCCCGAGGGTAATGTTTGGATCCATTCGATTCAGAAGTAG
- a CDS encoding peroxiredoxin, with amino-acid sequence MTLAVGTIAPDFTVKDTNGNTVTLSQFKGKTVVLYFYPKDDTPGCTKEAQGFRDSYSDYQSKEMVVLGVSRDDEASHKLFTEKYGLPFQLLADVDGALTKAYDVDGGSYSKRVTYVIDSEGKIAQVYDQVNTSSHAQDILAAVS; translated from the coding sequence ATGACTTTAGCAGTCGGCACGATCGCCCCAGATTTCACCGTCAAAGATACCAACGGCAACACGGTTACACTCTCCCAATTCAAAGGCAAAACCGTTGTCTTGTATTTTTATCCCAAAGATGATACCCCCGGTTGCACGAAAGAAGCCCAAGGTTTCCGGGATAGCTATTCTGACTATCAAAGCAAAGAGATGGTAGTTTTAGGAGTCAGTCGCGATGATGAAGCATCTCACAAGCTGTTTACCGAAAAATATGGGCTACCCTTCCAACTCCTAGCTGATGTGGATGGTGCCCTTACCAAGGCTTATGATGTTGATGGAGGCAGCTATTCTAAGCGAGTCACCTACGTGATTGATAGCGAGGGCAAAATCGCTCAAGTTTACGATCAAGTTAACACCAGCAGCCATGCTCAAGATATTCTCGCAGCAGTCTCCTAA
- a CDS encoding peroxiredoxin, whose amino-acid sequence MTLPVGAAAPAFTARDTNGNLVKLSDFAGKPLVLYFYPKDDTPGCTKEACSFRDSYSEFRNKNVAILGVSRDDEVSHQQFAQKFSLPFPLLADTDGAITKAYDVEKGEKAKRVTYIIDGIGKISQVYEGDNLNTETHGPDILAALY is encoded by the coding sequence ATGACCTTACCTGTGGGCGCAGCAGCCCCGGCATTTACTGCCCGAGATACCAATGGCAATCTCGTCAAACTCTCTGATTTTGCCGGAAAACCCCTAGTATTGTACTTTTACCCCAAAGATGATACTCCGGGCTGTACCAAAGAAGCCTGTAGTTTTCGTGACTCCTATTCTGAATTTAGAAACAAAAATGTCGCCATCTTAGGAGTCAGCCGAGATGATGAAGTTTCCCATCAACAATTTGCTCAAAAATTTAGTCTTCCCTTTCCCCTCTTAGCAGATACCGATGGTGCTATTACCAAAGCGTATGACGTAGAAAAAGGGGAAAAAGCCAAGCGGGTCACCTACATCATTGATGGGATCGGCAAAATCTCCCAAGTTTACGAAGGGGACAATCTCAATACTGAAACACATGGTCCCGATATTCTCGCCGCCCTCTATTAG
- a CDS encoding Npun_F0494 family protein, with protein sequence MTAVQPQKKTHRIEYPQRTLKRAARGMKCLPFKLELFVTMRDRSVPLLAIVDSVGVENHYTRSPLTERSVENSLLWLIQLGVLRREVDGQGITDSFRLTPLGRQLVAGWEQSPGQIPTPSWGDRLYNFLNRWVRFPTV encoded by the coding sequence ATGACTGCCGTTCAACCCCAGAAAAAAACTCACAGAATTGAATATCCCCAACGCACCTTAAAACGGGCGGCCAGGGGGATGAAGTGTTTGCCCTTTAAACTAGAATTATTTGTAACCATGCGCGATCGCAGTGTGCCGTTATTGGCAATCGTCGATTCCGTCGGTGTCGAAAACCACTATACGCGATCGCCCCTCACCGAACGTAGCGTGGAAAACAGCCTGTTGTGGTTGATTCAACTGGGTGTATTGCGTCGAGAAGTCGATGGTCAAGGGATTACCGATAGTTTCCGCCTGACTCCCTTGGGACGGCAACTGGTGGCAGGATGGGAACAGTCCCCCGGTCAAATTCCAACCCCATCCTGGGGCGATCGCCTTTATAATTTCCTCAATCGTTGGGTGCGATTTCCTACTGTTTAG
- the cobQ gene encoding cobyric acid synthase CobQ — MKAIMVVGTTSHAGKSAIATALCRILYRRGMRVAPFKGQNMALNAYVTLKGGEIGYAQAVQAWAAGIAPEVEMNPILLKPQGDMTSQVILRGKPEGKVGAAEYYEKFFDRGWSAIVDSLNSLAKEFDIIVCEGAGSPAEINLKHRDLTNMRVAKHLNAPTVLVVDIDRGGAFAHVVGTLALLDPEERALIRGVVINKFRGQRSLLDSGITWLEEYTGIPVLGVIPWIEQMFPAEDSLSLLNAPSHKEESEITIAVIRLPRISNFTDFDPLEAEPSVTLKYISPKQSLGYPDAVILPGSKTTIADLLVLKQTGMAEELQNYVAGGGTVLGICGGYQMLGQIVADPEGVEGVEGRFEGLNLLPIKTVITNHKVSRQRVVNSNYPTPGLPVTGYEIHQGRTQPSERFNGALSPDIKPLFDDLNLGLVDKEQSVWGCYLHGLFDNGPWRRAWLNRLRNQRGLKSLPTGIANYRDQREEIIDALATIVEAHLDLTPLL; from the coding sequence ATGAAAGCCATTATGGTTGTTGGGACCACATCCCACGCCGGGAAATCGGCGATCGCCACGGCCCTCTGCCGAATCCTCTATCGCCGAGGAATGCGCGTCGCCCCTTTTAAAGGACAAAATATGGCCTTAAACGCCTACGTTACCCTCAAAGGTGGAGAAATCGGCTACGCGCAAGCGGTGCAAGCCTGGGCTGCCGGTATTGCCCCGGAAGTGGAAATGAACCCAATTTTATTAAAACCCCAAGGGGATATGACTTCCCAAGTCATCCTCCGAGGAAAACCCGAGGGCAAAGTGGGGGCAGCAGAATACTATGAAAAGTTTTTTGATCGGGGTTGGAGTGCGATCGTTGATTCCTTAAACTCCCTTGCTAAAGAATTTGATATCATCGTCTGCGAAGGGGCTGGAAGTCCCGCAGAAATCAACCTCAAACATCGCGATTTAACCAATATGCGCGTTGCCAAACATCTCAACGCGCCTACTGTCCTGGTGGTCGATATTGACCGAGGCGGTGCTTTTGCTCATGTGGTTGGCACGTTAGCCTTATTAGACCCAGAAGAACGGGCTTTAATTCGCGGGGTTGTGATTAATAAGTTTAGAGGACAGCGATCGCTTCTCGACTCGGGGATTACCTGGTTAGAGGAATACACCGGCATTCCCGTACTCGGGGTGATTCCTTGGATCGAGCAAATGTTTCCCGCAGAAGACTCCCTCAGTTTATTAAATGCTCCTAGTCACAAAGAAGAGAGCGAAATTACCATTGCGGTGATTCGTTTACCGAGAATTTCTAACTTTACGGATTTCGACCCCTTAGAAGCCGAACCGAGTGTGACGCTCAAATATATCAGTCCCAAACAATCTTTGGGCTATCCCGATGCGGTGATTCTCCCCGGTTCTAAAACAACAATCGCAGATTTGCTCGTTTTGAAACAAACGGGGATGGCGGAGGAATTGCAAAACTATGTCGCTGGGGGCGGAACGGTTTTAGGCATTTGTGGCGGATACCAAATGTTGGGCCAAATTGTGGCAGACCCGGAAGGGGTTGAAGGCGTCGAAGGACGATTTGAAGGGTTGAATCTCTTGCCGATTAAAACCGTAATTACCAATCATAAAGTCTCCCGACAACGGGTGGTTAATTCTAATTATCCCACCCCCGGTTTACCTGTTACAGGGTATGAAATTCATCAGGGTCGGACGCAACCGAGCGAACGGTTTAATGGCGCGTTATCGCCAGATATTAAACCCCTATTTGATGATTTGAATTTGGGGTTGGTGGATAAAGAGCAATCGGTTTGGGGTTGCTATTTGCATGGTCTGTTTGATAATGGACCTTGGCGGCGGGCTTGGTTAAATCGCCTCCGCAATCAACGAGGGTTAAAATCTTTACCCACAGGGATTGCTAATTACCGAGACCAACGAGAAGAAATTATTGATGCTTTGGCAACCATTGTCGAAGCCCATTTAGATTTAACCCCCTTGTTATGA
- a CDS encoding 2Fe-2S iron-sulfur cluster-binding protein: MSVDVIFLPDRITVKAEVGEPLLEVAKRAGITIPTGCLMGSCHACEVEIDGDRTVCSCISGVPGGQEQVTINVYIDPTW, from the coding sequence ATGAGCGTAGATGTTATTTTTTTACCCGATCGCATTACGGTAAAAGCGGAGGTGGGAGAACCCTTACTAGAGGTGGCGAAACGGGCGGGAATTACGATTCCCACCGGATGTTTGATGGGGTCTTGTCATGCTTGTGAAGTCGAAATTGATGGCGATCGCACCGTTTGTTCCTGTATTTCTGGCGTGCCTGGGGGTCAAGAACAGGTCACCATTAATGTCTATATTGACCCGACCTGGTAA
- a CDS encoding CBS domain-containing protein, with translation MLQPNYSSFYSPDLEQAINRSPMVVSPDTRLIDVITQMAHARASCALTDVTASMAFSPLDDVGDGCVLIMEGEQLRGIFSERDVVHLCAAGVKIVNITIAEVMTTEVITLVQSEFRDLFQVLSLMQKHGIRHLPLVDETGQVLGTLSHGSIRKVLQPVNLLKARSVVEVMIRGVVTAPPTASLLSLAELMSRNKVSCVVITQMADTLNPDLTEGPIHGVPICPPESDPQSKGPQEPGPIAVGMVTERDLVQFHALDLDLNRTSAAIVMSQPLFSLTPDDSLWNAHQMMKQWSVRRLVVVSEQRELLGIVTQSTLLQAFDPMEMYRVIEMLQQSVEEQLVELTETNELLQKEIVERQQAQEELNLALAEEKELNELKSSFTSMVTHEFRNPLTSILCAAQLLERFADKITEEQRLSYLQMIQKTAEYMDQMIDDLLVLGYVENQKLEYEPQPLDLVKFCQDLVEEREFSDIEHHAIIFQAVGSTGDACLDEKLLRYILGNLLTNACKYSPSTSPIYFDLICQDNQAIFKIRDAGIGIPVEDRKRLFQSFHRARNVGKIPGTGLGLTIVKNCVEAHHGEITVESEVNVGTTFTVTLPLTPESTGD, from the coding sequence ATGCTGCAACCTAATTATTCATCCTTCTATTCTCCAGATTTAGAACAAGCGATTAACCGATCGCCGATGGTCGTTTCTCCCGATACCCGCCTGATTGATGTGATTACCCAAATGGCTCACGCCAGAGCGAGTTGCGCCCTGACTGATGTCACCGCCTCAATGGCATTCAGTCCGTTAGATGACGTGGGAGACGGCTGTGTCTTGATTATGGAGGGTGAGCAATTACGGGGAATTTTTAGCGAACGGGATGTGGTGCATCTGTGTGCGGCAGGAGTAAAAATTGTAAATATCACCATTGCCGAAGTCATGACAACGGAGGTGATTACCTTAGTTCAGTCGGAGTTTCGGGACCTGTTTCAAGTCCTTTCCCTGATGCAGAAACATGGCATTCGTCACTTGCCTCTAGTCGATGAAACGGGTCAAGTGTTAGGAACTTTGAGTCATGGTAGTATCCGAAAAGTGCTACAGCCAGTCAATCTCCTCAAGGCGCGATCGGTTGTAGAGGTGATGATTCGCGGAGTGGTGACGGCACCGCCGACTGCATCTTTACTCTCCCTGGCGGAATTAATGTCTCGGAACAAAGTTAGCTGTGTGGTGATTACCCAGATGGCAGACACCCTGAACCCTGACCTCACCGAGGGTCCCATTCACGGCGTCCCAATTTGTCCCCCAGAATCGGACCCTCAATCCAAGGGTCCCCAGGAACCCGGACCCATCGCTGTTGGGATGGTTACGGAACGGGACCTCGTGCAATTTCATGCCCTAGATCTGGATTTGAACAGGACCTCAGCGGCGATCGTCATGAGTCAACCGTTATTTTCACTCACCCCCGACGACTCCCTGTGGAACGCTCATCAGATGATGAAACAGTGGTCTGTCCGCCGGTTAGTGGTGGTCTCTGAACAGAGGGAACTGTTAGGAATTGTCACCCAATCTACCCTCCTGCAAGCCTTTGATCCAATGGAAATGTATCGGGTGATTGAGATGTTACAGCAATCCGTGGAAGAGCAACTCGTTGAACTGACCGAGACAAACGAACTGTTGCAAAAAGAGATTGTAGAACGTCAACAAGCCCAGGAAGAATTAAATCTAGCCCTAGCCGAAGAAAAGGAACTGAATGAACTGAAATCGAGCTTCACTTCAATGGTGACTCATGAATTTAGAAATCCCCTCACTTCGATTTTATGTGCCGCCCAATTATTAGAAAGATTTGCGGATAAAATTACGGAAGAACAACGGTTGAGCTATCTGCAAATGATTCAAAAAACCGCTGAATATATGGACCAAATGATTGATGACTTGCTAGTTCTAGGTTATGTCGAAAATCAAAAATTAGAGTATGAACCGCAACCCCTAGATTTAGTCAAATTCTGTCAGGATTTGGTCGAAGAACGGGAATTTAGCGATATCGAACATCATGCTATTATCTTTCAGGCAGTCGGTTCGACTGGCGATGCCTGTCTTGATGAAAAGCTCCTGCGCTACATTCTAGGCAATTTGCTCACCAATGCTTGCAAATATTCCCCTTCTACTAGCCCGATTTATTTTGATTTAATTTGTCAAGACAATCAGGCTATTTTTAAAATTCGTGATGCCGGAATTGGCATTCCGGTAGAGGACCGCAAACGCTTGTTCCAGTCCTTCCACCGGGCGAGAAATGTAGGGAAAATCCCGGGAACGGGACTGGGACTGACGATTGTGAAAAACTGCGTAGAAGCTCATCACGGTGAGATTACGGTAGAGAGTGAAGTCAATGTGGGGACGACCTTTACGGTGACTTTACCCTTAACTCCAGAATCAACGGGTGATTGA
- a CDS encoding SRPBCC family protein, which yields MTNWLEHSVLVEVNTPIDHVWSLWSDLEQMPRWMKWIESVQILEEDPELSRWKLASGGFEFSWLSRILKIVPNQIIQWESVDGLPNRGAIRFYDRHQEGSVVKLTIAYAIPGILGQIMDNLFLGRVVESTIQADLERFREYAIADYSQP from the coding sequence ATGACAAACTGGTTAGAACATAGCGTTTTAGTAGAAGTCAATACCCCCATTGATCATGTGTGGAGTCTCTGGTCTGATTTAGAGCAGATGCCGCGCTGGATGAAATGGATTGAATCGGTGCAAATTTTAGAGGAAGACCCGGAATTATCGCGGTGGAAATTAGCCTCTGGGGGATTTGAATTTAGTTGGCTGTCTCGGATTTTGAAAATTGTTCCCAATCAGATTATTCAGTGGGAATCGGTGGATGGATTGCCGAATCGCGGGGCAATTCGCTTTTACGATCGCCATCAAGAAGGCAGTGTGGTTAAACTCACCATCGCCTATGCGATTCCCGGGATTTTGGGACAAATTATGGATAATTTATTTTTGGGTCGTGTGGTAGAATCCACGATTCAAGCGGATTTAGAACGATTTCGGGAGTATGCGATCGCTGACTATTCTCAACCGTAA